Genomic window (Streptomyces cadmiisoli):
CAGCGCCTCACGGGTGGACAGCCGGGCGCCGTAGAGGAAGAACAGCAGCGCGATCGCGGCGGTGGAGGCACCGGAGGCGACGTCGGCGCCCGTACCGCGCGCCGGGAGGAGCGCCGCGAGGCCCACCGTCCCCAGCAGCAGCAGGATGTACGGGTCGATCGGCAGCCAACTCGGCCATCGCAGGCGTTTCACGGTGCTCCACTGACGTGTGCTCGGGTGGTCCGGGAGCCAAGAGCTCCCCGCCCCATCGTGCTCCTTCGACGGCCGATCGGGAATCCGGCATACCACTCTGACTGTCATCACGATCCGCGATAAGCTGGCACGCGTGTACGACCCCTCGCACCTGCGGACGTTTCTGGCGGTGGCCCAGACGCTGAGTTTCACGCAGGCGGCGCGGCGGCTCGGACTGCGGCAGTCGACCGTCAGCCAGCACGTGCGCCGGCTGGAGGACGCGGCCGGCAGGCAGTTGTTCAGCCGGGACACCCATTCGGTGGAGCTGACGGAGGACGGCGAGGCGATGCTGGGCTTCGCGCGCCGGATCCTGGAGGTGCACGAGCAGGCCACCGCGTTCTTCACCGGGACCAGGCTGCGCGGCCGGCTGCGCTTCGGCGCCTCGGAGGACTTCGTCCTGACCCGGCTGCCGGAGATCCTGGAGGCCTTCCGGCACGACCATCCCGAGGTCGATCTGGAGCTCACGGTCGAACTGTCGGGAACGCTGCACGAGCAGCTGGCCGGCGGCAAGCTGGACCTGGTGCTGGCCAAGCGGCGGTCCGAGGATCCGCGCGGGGAACTGGTCTGGCACGACCGGCTGGTCTGGATCGGCTCGGAACGCCTCCGCATGGACACCGAGCGCCCCGTCCCGCTGATCGTCTACCCGCCGCCCGGCATCACCCGGGCCCGGGCCCTGCGGGCCCTGGAGCGGCAGGGGCGCGAATGGCGCATCGCCTGCACCAGCGCCAGCCTCAACGGGCTGATCGCGGCCGCCCGCGCGGGCCTCGGCGTGATGGCGCACTCCCGGGGCTTCGTCCCGCCGGGCCTGGTCCGGATGCCCGACCGGTTCGGTCTGCCCGAGCTCGGCCAGGTCGACTTCGTCCTCCTCCACGGCCGTCGCCGGCCCTCGGCCCAGGGGCCGGCCGACGCCCTGGCCGCGGCGATCCTGGCGGCCGGCGACCGACTGCACCGGCGCTGACGACCCCGTACGGGCCGCCGTCCGGGGCCGCGGGCGGGTCGTACAGATTCCGTGGAGATTACGGCACCGAAACTTACTCCTCCGTCAGGAATCTGTCCGACCCTTCCCCATGTGCGATATTTCTCCCCCGCTGACCAGGGCGTACGTGAGCACCGTTCGGGTTTCGCACCCCTCCCGTCACGATGGCGCGTGGGGTAGCTTTCACGGCCTGTGCGGAGCGTCACAGGGAGGCGTCACAGAGAGCGGGGAGTGGGTTTGCGCGAGTTCACCAGTCCTCCGTTGGCGTTGCCACCCCAGGTGGGCGGACTGGCCGACGCCGTCTTCGAGCACGCCCGGCAGGATCCGCTGCGCATCGCGCTCGGCCGCAAGGACGACTCCGGCCGGTGGCGGGACGTCACCGCCGCCGAGTTCCGCGACGAGGTCCTCGCCCTCGCCAAGGGGCTGCTCGCCCACGGCATACGGTTCGGCGACCGGGTCGCCGTCATGTCCCGCACCCGCTACGAGTGGACCCTGTTCGACTTCGCCCTGTGGAGCATCGGCGCGCAGGTGGTGCCGGTGTACCCGACCTCCTCCGCCGAACAGTGCTTCTGGATGCTGTACGACGCGGAGGTGACGGCCGCGATCGTCGAGCACGAGGACCACGCGATGACGATCGCCACCGTCATCGACCGGCTGCCGCGGCTGCGCCGGCTCTGGCAGCTCGACGCGGGCGCGGTCCGCGAGCTGTACGACGCCGGCGCCCACCTCGACGACGAGGTGGTGCACCGGCACCGCAAGGCCGTCACCCCCGACTCGGTCGCGACGGTCATCTACACGTCGGGCACCACGGGCCGCCCGAAGGGCTGTGTCATCTCGCACGGCAACTTCATGTACGAGGCGGACACCGTCAAGGAGCGCTGGGAGCCGGTCTTCCACTCCAGGAAGGGCGACGAGGCGGCGACCCTGCTCTTCCTGCCGCTCGCCCATGTGTTCGGCCGCATGGTGGAGGTCGCGGCGATCCGCGGCGGCGTCCGCTTCGGCCACCAGCCGCAGCTCAACGCCGCCGCCCTGCTGCCCGACCTCGCCGCCTTCAAGCCGACGTTCATCCTCGCGGTGCCGTACATCTTCGAGAAGGTCTTCAACGCCGCCCGGCGCAAGGCCGAGCGGGAGGGCAGGGCCGGACCGTTCGAGAAGGCCGTCGACGTCGCGGTGCGCTACGCGGACGCGGTGGAGAACAGGGCCTGGGGGATCGGGCCGGGCCCGTCGGCGGGTCTGCGCATGCAGCACCAGCTTTTCGACAAGCTCGTCTACTCCAAGGTCCGCGAGGCGATGGGCGGCCGGGTGCGGCACGCGATGTCCGGCGGCTCCGCGATGGACCGGCGGCTCGGCCTGTTCTTCGCGGGCGCGGGCGTGCAGATCTACGAGGGGTACGGCCTGACCGAGTCCAGCGCGGCGGCGACCGCCAACCCTCCCGAGCGCACCCGCTACGGCTCGGTCGGGCAGCCCGTCCCGGGCGTCACGGTGCACATCGCGGACGACAACGAGATCTGGCTGCGCGGCCCCGGTGTCTTCCAGGGCTACCTCAACAACCCGAAGGCCACCGACGAGACCCTGCACGACGGCTGGCTGGCCACCGGTGACCTGGGCTCCCTCGACGAGGACGGCTTCCTGACCATCACCGGCCGCAAGAAGGAGATCCTGGTGACCTCCGGCGGCAAGAGCGTGTCCCCGGGGCTGCTGGAGGAACGCGTCCGCGATCACCCGCTGGTCGCCCAGTGCATCGTCGTCGGCAACGACCGCCCCTTCGTCGCCGCCCTGGTCACCCTCGACCAGGAGGCCGTCGACCACTGGCTCCAGATGCGCAACAAACCGCGGATGACACCGGCCGAGCTGGTGCGCGACGAGGATCTGGAGACGGAGGTGCGGCGCGCGGTGGTCGCCGCGAACACCCTCGTCTCGCAGGCCGAGTCGATCCGCACGTTCCGCATCCTGGCCCAGCCGTTCACCGAGGAGCACGGGCTGCTCACCCCGTCGCTGAAGCTGAAGCGCAAAGCGATCGAGAACGCCTACGCGAACGAGGTCGAGGCCCTCTACCAGACGTGAGCGGACGCCGGTGAGCCGAGCGGCGCACGGCGGAAATCCGGACGGATTCTCCGGTCAGGAATGCATCACGGCCCGTGATCGTTGACCATGGGAGTATCACCTGACGACAACCGAAGGATCAAGAGCTCGTGAGCAGCAAGGTCCCCCCGATCATCCTGAACAACGGCGTCGAGATGCCCCAGCTCGGTTTCGGCGTCTGGCAGGTGCCGGACGACGAGGCGGAGCACGCGGTCGCCACGGCGCTGGAGGCCGGGTACCGCAGCATCGACACAGCGGCGATCTACGGCAACGAAGAGGGCACCGGCAAGGCGGTCCGGGCCTCCGGTCTGCCCCGCGAGGAAGTCTTCGTCACCACCAAGCTCTGGAACGGCGACCAGGGATACGACGCCACGCTGCGTGCCTTCGACGTCTCCCTCGGCAAGCTCGGCCTGGACTACGTGGATCTGTACCTGATCCACTGGCCGATGCCGTCCAAGGGCAAGTTCGTCGACACGTACAAGGCCTTCGAGAGCCTCCTCGCCGACGGCCGGGTGCGCGCCATCGGTGTCTCCAACTTCCTTCCGGAGCACCTGGAGCGGCTGATCGACGAGACGTCGGTCATCCCGGCCGTCAACCAGATCGAACTGCACCCGCACCTCCAGCAGCACGCCGTGCGCGAGTTCCACGCCGAGCAGGGCATCGCCACCGAGGCCTGGTCGCCGCTCGGCTCGGGCCGCGGTCTGCTGGAGGTCCCCGCGATCGTGGCGATCGCCCAGAAGCACAACCGCACCCCCGCCCAGGTGGTGCTGCGCTGGCACCTGCAGCTAGGCAACGTCGTGATCCCGAAGTCCGTGACGCCGTCCCGGATCAAGGAGAACATCGACGTCTTCGACTTCACCCTGGACACCGAGGACCTCGCGGCGATCAGCGCGCTCAACGAGGACCGCCGGCTGGGCCCGGACCCGGCCGCGTTCGAGGTGGACTGACCCGGCGTCGTACACGGAAGCGCCCCGGAACCGCGCGGTTCCGGGGCGCTTTCGCATGGTCGGCCGCGTCACCGGCGCACGCCGAAGCCCG
Coding sequences:
- a CDS encoding LysR substrate-binding domain-containing protein; protein product: MYDPSHLRTFLAVAQTLSFTQAARRLGLRQSTVSQHVRRLEDAAGRQLFSRDTHSVELTEDGEAMLGFARRILEVHEQATAFFTGTRLRGRLRFGASEDFVLTRLPEILEAFRHDHPEVDLELTVELSGTLHEQLAGGKLDLVLAKRRSEDPRGELVWHDRLVWIGSERLRMDTERPVPLIVYPPPGITRARALRALERQGREWRIACTSASLNGLIAAARAGLGVMAHSRGFVPPGLVRMPDRFGLPELGQVDFVLLHGRRRPSAQGPADALAAAILAAGDRLHRR
- a CDS encoding AMP-dependent synthetase/ligase — translated: MREFTSPPLALPPQVGGLADAVFEHARQDPLRIALGRKDDSGRWRDVTAAEFRDEVLALAKGLLAHGIRFGDRVAVMSRTRYEWTLFDFALWSIGAQVVPVYPTSSAEQCFWMLYDAEVTAAIVEHEDHAMTIATVIDRLPRLRRLWQLDAGAVRELYDAGAHLDDEVVHRHRKAVTPDSVATVIYTSGTTGRPKGCVISHGNFMYEADTVKERWEPVFHSRKGDEAATLLFLPLAHVFGRMVEVAAIRGGVRFGHQPQLNAAALLPDLAAFKPTFILAVPYIFEKVFNAARRKAEREGRAGPFEKAVDVAVRYADAVENRAWGIGPGPSAGLRMQHQLFDKLVYSKVREAMGGRVRHAMSGGSAMDRRLGLFFAGAGVQIYEGYGLTESSAAATANPPERTRYGSVGQPVPGVTVHIADDNEIWLRGPGVFQGYLNNPKATDETLHDGWLATGDLGSLDEDGFLTITGRKKEILVTSGGKSVSPGLLEERVRDHPLVAQCIVVGNDRPFVAALVTLDQEAVDHWLQMRNKPRMTPAELVRDEDLETEVRRAVVAANTLVSQAESIRTFRILAQPFTEEHGLLTPSLKLKRKAIENAYANEVEALYQT
- a CDS encoding aldo/keto reductase, with amino-acid sequence MSSKVPPIILNNGVEMPQLGFGVWQVPDDEAEHAVATALEAGYRSIDTAAIYGNEEGTGKAVRASGLPREEVFVTTKLWNGDQGYDATLRAFDVSLGKLGLDYVDLYLIHWPMPSKGKFVDTYKAFESLLADGRVRAIGVSNFLPEHLERLIDETSVIPAVNQIELHPHLQQHAVREFHAEQGIATEAWSPLGSGRGLLEVPAIVAIAQKHNRTPAQVVLRWHLQLGNVVIPKSVTPSRIKENIDVFDFTLDTEDLAAISALNEDRRLGPDPAAFEVD